The stretch of DNA TGTTTGCCCGTGAATTGCCTGAATTCGACCTGTATCAATGGCCGGTGGCACCTGCCGACCTGAACCTGTCAAGCTGGTGGCGGGACCGCGCCATGATCCGGCTGCTGACCCGCGAATATGCCAAATATCTGGCGGAAACCATCAGAATCTGACTGCCGGTCAGCTCTGGCCGGCATCAATGATCGAACGGCGGATCTCGCGGGTGCGATGAAACAGGCTTTCAAGCTTGTCCGTCTCGCCCCATCTGATGGCCCGCTGCAGGTCTGACAGATCCTCGGAAAAGCGCTGCAGCATATCCAGCACCGCTTCGTCATTATTGATGAATACGTCCCGCCACATCACCGGGTCGGAGGCGGCAAGCCGCGTGAAATCGCGAAAACCCGATGCCGAGAACCTGATCACATCATTCTTCAGCTGGCTTTCCAGATTTACCGCCGTGCTGACAATGGTATAGGCAATCAGATGCGGCAGATGCGACGTCAGCGCCAGCACCTTGTCGTGATAGTCGGCATCCATATGCTCGCCAACCGCGCCGATGGCGGTGACAAATGATCCGAACCGCGCCACCTCTTCTGCCGCCACATCACCCGGCAGAATCAGCCAGTAGCGGCCTTTGAACAGATCCGGAAATCCGGCCCCCGGTCCGGAATGTTCGGTGCCGGCAAGCGGGTGAGACGGTATCCAGTGAATTTGATCGCCAACATGAGGCGTGACATCGCGAATCACCGAACGTTTGGTCGATCCGGTGTCCGTCAGCACCGCGCCGGGCTTCATCGCCGGTGCGATCCGGGCCGCCAGCGCGCCAATGGCCCCGACAGGCACTGACATCACCACCAGATCGGCATCAGCAACGGCCTCTACCGGATCAGCGGTAAAGCTGTCGACAAGCCCGAGCTGTGCAACTTCGGGGGCCACATCCGGGTTGCTGTCACAGCCGACAATATGATCGACAATTCCGGCCCGCCGCGCGGCAAGTGCCAGAGATGATCCAATCAGACCAATCCCGATGATGGCCAGTTTGCTGTAAATTGCTGTCATGGACGATCCTGACCCGCAGGCGCGGCGATCACGCCGACAACCCGATGTTCGCCGGCAACACCGTAAACCGGCATCTCATAACGCCCCGGCATCCTGTCAATTGCCATACCATTTTTCCCCTGACGGGCAACAAGCGTGACTTCGCTGTCAACGGGATCTGCAGGCTGGCGGCCGATCAGCCAGGTTGGCGGCAAGGCATTTGAACTGTAGGGCGGGGTGCTGGCAATCAGATGATAGTTGCTGTCCGCCAGCAGCCAGGCCGCAAGTTCCGATTCGCAGCTTTCCGGCACCAGCGCCAGACCGACCCCGGCATCAAGCCGCGACCTGACAGCATCGAGATCGGCACATTCACGTATCGTCACAAGGCCTCCAAAATGCCAACCTGCCACCGCCATCGCCTGATCATGCACAGCCACTTCAAGCGCGCTGTCCTGCAATGCCGTGCTTGCCGTCATCAACTGCCGCCAGATATTCGCCACAAGCTGGCGTGGAAGATCCGGCGCTGCGGCGACAAGCCTCTCGATTACAGCCGCCTCACGTCCCGGACGATAGGCGGCCTGGCCCTGCTTTGCTGCAATGATATCGCTGGCAAGCGTCATGCGTCGACGCACCAGCGCCAGAATTTCGTCATCAAGCTGGTTGATGGTGGCTCGCAGATCTGTCAGATGGTCGGTCATTTGTCAGGCAATAACTTTGCAAAGGGTGGCACGGCATGATTACTGAACGGGGTGACGCGCCACATAACCGGTCAGCCTCATTCCCGATTCTGTCGCGCCTCAGATTCTATAGCAGACAGACCGCCGCCGGTACCAGACAATCGTGACAAAGGGCCTGATCGCAACCGTCAATGCCGGCATCAATCCGGGCCTTGGCGAATGGCCCCGGTCGGTCGGGGCGCAAGCTTTCGCGCGATAGCGGATGTGGCCGTGCGCTGGCGTCCCGTCTGACCGGCCGGCGCATACAGGTTCTTTTCCGCCTCGATCACCAGAACGCCGCCGATAGCAGGGGACCAGTTCCGACCAAGCCGTTCGATCTGTGGACCGAATCTGAGAAACAATCCAAGGGCAGTTGGCGGAGTGAACAGGATTGTCCGCGATTCAACCGGCGTGAACCCGTGTTCCTGCAGAAGATGGCGAAGCTGGCCGCGTGAATAGGGTCTGCCATGACCAAAAGGGGTCTTTTCGGCGCGAGCCCATAACCCGTTGCGGTTTGGCACCATCACCATCACCCGTCCGGACCCGTCAAGAACACGCCAGCATTCATCGAGCAGGCGGCTGGGGTTTGGATCGAATTCCAGCGCGTGGATCAGCAACAGCCGGTCAAGCTGGACATTTTGAATTGGCAGCGCCCGGCTATCGACCAGCGTGGTGCGGGCCGGGGTCTTTCTTGGCCATCTCAGCGGACCTAGCCGCTTTGGCAAAAACGCCAGCGTGCGAAACTGATCCTCGGCCCTGAGTACCGGCGGGGCATAGCCGATGGCCGCATTACAGGCATTGGGTGCCTCGCTCCAGAATGGGGCAAC from Alphaproteobacteria bacterium LSUCC0719 encodes:
- a CDS encoding prephenate/arogenate dehydrogenase family protein, translating into MTAIYSKLAIIGIGLIGSSLALAARRAGIVDHIVGCDSNPDVAPEVAQLGLVDSFTADPVEAVADADLVVMSVPVGAIGALAARIAPAMKPGAVLTDTGSTKRSVIRDVTPHVGDQIHWIPSHPLAGTEHSGPGAGFPDLFKGRYWLILPGDVAAEEVARFGSFVTAIGAVGEHMDADYHDKVLALTSHLPHLIAYTIVSTAVNLESQLKNDVIRFSASGFRDFTRLAASDPVMWRDVFINNDEAVLDMLQRFSEDLSDLQRAIRWGETDKLESLFHRTREIRRSIIDAGQS
- a CDS encoding chorismate mutase, which gives rise to MTDHLTDLRATINQLDDEILALVRRRMTLASDIIAAKQGQAAYRPGREAAVIERLVAAAPDLPRQLVANIWRQLMTASTALQDSALEVAVHDQAMAVAGWHFGGLVTIRECADLDAVRSRLDAGVGLALVPESCESELAAWLLADSNYHLIASTPPYSSNALPPTWLIGRQPADPVDSEVTLVARQGKNGMAIDRMPGRYEMPVYGVAGEHRVVGVIAAPAGQDRP